One segment of Paenibacillus sp. FSL R7-0337 DNA contains the following:
- a CDS encoding malate:quinone oxidoreductase, translated as MSNQQTKTDVILIGAGIMSATLGSLLKELVPDWQITVFERRAGAGEESSGEWNNAGTGHSSLCELNYTTEQPDGSIDISKAIKVNEEFQFSKQFWSYLVSQKRIHNPQDFIVPVPHMSFVEGQKDVAFLQKRFEALSNSPLFQGMEFSDDPRRLMEWIPLMMKNRKLDQPIAATKIDSGTDVNFGALTRMLFNHLQSSNTDIRYNHQVDDLKRAQDGSWELKVKNLASGVTERHNAKFVFIGGGGGSLHLLQKSGIPEGKKIGGFPVSGLFMVCKKPEIVAQHHAKVYGKAAVGAPPMSVPHLDTRVIDKQESLFFGPFAGFSPKFLKYGSMFDLITSVKPNNLTTMLAAGAKNLSLTKYLIGQVMLSKEQRMEALREFIPDANSEDWELVVAGQRVQIIKDTAAGKGMLQFGTEVISSADGSIAALLGASPGASTAVSVMLEVITKCFPQQIKAWEPKIKQMIPAYGMSLSANPKLLNDIHASAAHTLGLTNGTDGHEPPAAVNHL; from the coding sequence ATGAGCAACCAACAAACAAAAACAGACGTTATTTTAATTGGTGCTGGAATCATGAGTGCAACACTTGGTTCACTGTTAAAGGAATTAGTACCGGATTGGCAAATAACCGTGTTTGAGCGGCGTGCGGGTGCCGGGGAGGAGAGCTCAGGAGAATGGAACAATGCGGGAACGGGGCATTCTTCACTCTGCGAGCTTAACTATACTACAGAGCAGCCGGACGGATCGATCGACATCAGCAAGGCGATTAAGGTGAACGAGGAATTTCAGTTCTCCAAGCAATTCTGGTCCTATCTGGTGAGCCAGAAACGAATACACAATCCGCAGGATTTCATTGTACCTGTGCCGCATATGAGCTTTGTGGAAGGACAGAAGGACGTTGCATTTTTACAAAAGCGATTTGAAGCGCTTTCAAATAGTCCGCTGTTTCAAGGCATGGAATTCTCAGATGATCCAAGGCGGCTGATGGAATGGATTCCGCTGATGATGAAGAACCGGAAGCTGGACCAGCCGATAGCGGCCACCAAAATTGACTCGGGAACGGATGTGAACTTCGGCGCCCTGACCCGTATGCTGTTCAACCACTTACAGAGCAGTAACACCGATATTAGGTACAATCATCAGGTGGATGATCTGAAGCGCGCGCAGGACGGCTCCTGGGAGCTGAAGGTGAAGAATCTCGCCAGCGGCGTAACAGAGCGTCATAACGCCAAGTTCGTCTTCATCGGCGGAGGGGGAGGAAGCCTGCATCTGCTGCAGAAATCCGGCATCCCGGAAGGCAAAAAGATTGGCGGATTCCCGGTAAGCGGACTGTTCATGGTCTGCAAGAAGCCGGAGATTGTAGCCCAGCACCATGCCAAGGTATATGGTAAGGCTGCTGTGGGTGCGCCTCCGATGTCTGTTCCGCATCTGGATACCCGGGTGATCGATAAGCAGGAATCCCTGTTCTTCGGGCCGTTTGCCGGGTTCTCGCCCAAGTTCCTGAAATACGGCTCCATGTTCGATTTGATTACCTCGGTCAAGCCGAATAATCTGACGACGATGCTTGCAGCAGGAGCGAAGAACCTGTCATTGACCAAATATCTGATCGGGCAGGTCATGCTGTCCAAAGAACAGCGCATGGAAGCGCTGCGGGAGTTCATCCCGGATGCGAACAGTGAGGATTGGGAGCTGGTGGTGGCGGGCCAGCGGGTACAGATTATTAAGGATACAGCAGCCGGCAAAGGCATGCTGCAATTCGGAACGGAAGTCATCAGCAGCGCGGACGGCTCAATCGCTGCATTGCTGGGAGCCTCGCCAGGAGCGTCAACGGCTGTCTCTGTCATGCTGGAGGTAATCACCAAGTGCTTCCCGCAGCAGATCAAGGCCTGGGAGCCGAAGATCAAGCAGATGATTCCTGCCTATGGCATGTCCCTGTCTGCTAACCCGAAGCTATTGAACGACATTCATGCTTCCGCAGCGCACACGCTGGGCCTGACGAATGGAACAGACGGGCATGAGCCGCCAGCCGCGGTCAACCATCTGTAG
- a CDS encoding pyridoxamine 5'-phosphate oxidase family protein produces the protein MNPVRYKVRECKDEARIEQFLKQARIGFLGLVDGNLPYVVPLNYVWMDGKLYIHGAGDGRRNQVMSDNSEVCFTVCEEYGTITNPVPAKTDTAYMSVMVFGQAEPLTDLDEATQVLQEMMNKYVPGYYNRPLSKQHVEKYRSAVYGGPVQVYRITPQHLTAKENPIEAESMYKPGTNEGQIM, from the coding sequence ATGAATCCGGTTCGTTATAAGGTCAGGGAATGTAAGGATGAGGCGAGGATTGAACAGTTTTTGAAGCAGGCGAGAATTGGGTTTCTGGGATTAGTGGATGGAAATCTCCCCTATGTTGTGCCGCTGAACTATGTGTGGATGGACGGAAAGCTGTATATCCACGGGGCCGGGGATGGAAGACGCAATCAGGTGATGAGTGACAATTCAGAAGTATGCTTCACGGTCTGTGAGGAGTATGGAACGATCACGAACCCCGTGCCCGCCAAGACGGATACCGCCTATATGAGCGTGATGGTCTTCGGACAGGCAGAGCCGTTGACGGATTTGGATGAAGCTACGCAAGTCTTGCAGGAGATGATGAACAAGTATGTGCCCGGATACTATAACCGCCCTCTGTCCAAGCAGCATGTCGAGAAATACCGATCGGCTGTGTACGGCGGGCCCGTACAAGTGTACCGGATCACTCCGCAGCATCTGACAGCCAAAGAGAATCCAATTGAAGCAGAGAGTATGTACAAGCCAGGGACGAATGAAGGGCAGATTATGTAG
- a CDS encoding PLP-dependent aminotransferase family protein, with amino-acid sequence MMFVNRNDRGPIWQQLLNQAIHNITQGIWAPGELLLPSRELAEQLGVSRSTVQLVYEELLSRGYTVTSRRGGTRVSDWNPAIEAAQEESMPEGPVPPSLPLLNSAVDQLQDWFGGPETQEVEIDFTPHEPYVDRTFQNHWRQSLLHASAAMDVSDWSYGNPYGLLPLREQIQRYLLLERGIRIEPDQILLTSGAQHSLDLIAQSLLTEGDTVSVEDPGFPAAWMAMNYRRMHVAPVPVDRHGLVVDQIHPESKLVFVTPSHQCAIGSVMSEPRRQQLLYQAVQEQLWIIEDGYDSEFRYRGDPLPTLYSQAPNNTLYLMSFSKMIAPAIRISAIVGPARAIAQLARVQELTYRHLPVMDQLTLTHFIQKGHFMRHMRRVRNVYRRRHEAITKAITSSGLGERFTLSGAETGLHVFLEAESDYDEEAVTRLALEQGIRVYPLAHYCLQSRRKGWVLGFAKVDEALIEQGIHRLAGLVL; translated from the coding sequence ATGATGTTCGTCAACCGCAACGACAGGGGCCCGATCTGGCAGCAACTGCTGAATCAGGCCATTCATAATATTACACAAGGTATCTGGGCGCCGGGCGAGCTGCTGCTCCCTTCCCGTGAACTTGCCGAGCAGCTTGGAGTCTCCCGCTCCACGGTGCAGCTCGTCTATGAGGAACTGCTGAGCAGAGGGTATACCGTGACCTCCCGGCGGGGCGGAACACGGGTAAGCGACTGGAACCCGGCCATTGAAGCGGCTCAAGAGGAGTCGATGCCGGAAGGACCCGTTCCTCCTTCCCTTCCCCTGCTGAACTCAGCGGTAGATCAGCTGCAAGACTGGTTCGGAGGCCCTGAGACTCAGGAGGTGGAGATCGATTTCACCCCGCACGAGCCGTATGTGGACAGGACCTTCCAGAACCACTGGCGGCAATCGCTGCTTCACGCCTCCGCCGCAATGGACGTATCGGATTGGTCCTACGGCAATCCCTATGGTCTCCTGCCGCTTAGGGAACAGATTCAGCGTTACTTGCTGCTTGAGCGGGGCATACGGATCGAGCCCGATCAGATTCTGTTGACCTCAGGCGCCCAGCACAGCCTTGACCTGATTGCCCAATCCCTTCTCACAGAAGGAGATACCGTCTCTGTGGAAGATCCCGGCTTCCCTGCGGCCTGGATGGCGATGAATTACCGGCGGATGCACGTAGCCCCTGTCCCGGTAGACAGGCATGGCCTTGTGGTTGACCAGATCCACCCGGAGTCTAAGTTGGTCTTCGTAACCCCATCACACCAGTGCGCCATAGGCTCCGTGATGTCAGAGCCGCGCAGGCAACAATTGCTGTACCAGGCCGTGCAGGAGCAGCTATGGATTATAGAAGACGGCTATGACAGTGAATTCCGCTACCGTGGCGACCCGCTGCCCACGCTCTATAGCCAGGCGCCGAATAATACCCTGTATCTGATGAGCTTCTCCAAAATGATCGCCCCGGCCATCCGCATCTCGGCGATTGTCGGCCCGGCACGGGCCATTGCCCAGTTGGCGCGTGTACAGGAGCTGACCTACCGCCACCTTCCGGTGATGGATCAGCTCACCTTGACCCACTTCATCCAGAAGGGGCATTTCATGCGCCATATGCGCAGAGTCCGCAATGTGTACCGCCGGAGACATGAAGCCATAACCAAGGCTATAACATCCAGCGGTCTAGGCGAGCGGTTCACCCTGAGCGGAGCAGAGACGGGACTGCATGTATTCCTTGAGGCAGAATCAGACTACGACGAGGAAGCCGTGACCCGGTTAGCCCTGGAGCAGGGAATCCGGGTATATCCGCTTGCCCATTACTGCCTTCAGAGCCGCAGGAAGGGATGGGTGCTGGGATTCGCCAAGGTGGATGAGGCCTTGATTGAGCAGGGGATTCACCGGCTGGCTGGGCTGGTGTTATAA